In Pseudomonadota bacterium, the sequence AAAGCAGCTAATATACGAGAGCTTGCTGATGAGTTGAATTTGGGTACCGATAGCTTTGTCTTTGTTGATGATTCGTCGTTTGAAATTGGGTTGGTAGAAAAAGAATTGCCACAAGTTAAGTGCATACAAGTGCCTGAAATATTATCAGAATATCCCGCTAAGATGCGTGAAGTAGAGCGGGACTTTTTTTTACTTTCTCAAACAGCTGAAGATGGGCTTAAAACTGAGCAATATCATCAAGAGCATCTGCGAAAAAGCCATGGGGTAAAATTCGATACAATAAATGATTATTTAACTTCACTTGGCCTGAATGTGAATATCATATTTGGAAAGGGTATTCCTATCCATAGGGTTTCGCAGATGACTCAGAAAACAAACCAGTTCAATCTTACCACGCGCCGCTACACAGAAGGCGATATACAGCGTATGTTAAAGACTCCAGACTGTTGGATATACGTTTTTTCAGTTGAGGATCGCTACGGTGATTATGGTCATACTGGTATGGCTATAATCGAAAAAGAGCAAGATGAGTTACATACGGCGCGTATTTCATCATTATTGATGAGCTGTCGGGTGATTGGGCGAAATGTCGAGTATGCTTTTTTTGATCGGTTAGTAGAAAGGCTATCACAAGCTGGTATAAAAACCCTGCGTGCGGAATATATAAGAACAGCAAAAAATGAACAGGTATCTCTTTTTTATAATGAATTAGGCTTCAACGTGGTGACATCGAATGACACACAAAGCAATTATGATATCAAACTTGATACCTATCAATACAGAAATATTTCTTATATTAATGTTACAGAAAAGGACAATTAAAATGAATGATCATAAAAAACGTATAATAGGTGTTATGAGTGCCGTATTTGAAATTGATTCATCCGAAATCACAGAAGATGCTGGGCCGGGCACTATTGGGAACTGGGACTCTTTGGGGCATATGAAGCTTGTGGTTGCTCTGGAGGAGGAATTCGACTATCGCTTCCCGGATGAAATGGTTGAGCAATTGATAAGTTTTAAATTGATTGAATTGACTCTGAAAGAGGCGTTAGAAATCGAAAAGTAAAAACCTTCTCAGTATCATGACCCTAAGAAAATTATTTTAAGGTGTACATAAGGATTTGAGCTTTTGTATTCTATGCAAGAGAGCCACTTTCAAAACGTTTCAGTTTGGTCAAGCTCAAGGCGGGCGAAAATTTCAACCACAGGAATACATTTAGTATTTCGAGGATTGAAATTTGAGCCCAACGCAGAGATCGGCCAAAATGGGGCGTTTTGAAACTG encodes:
- a CDS encoding acyl carrier protein, whose protein sequence is MNDHKKRIIGVMSAVFEIDSSEITEDAGPGTIGNWDSLGHMKLVVALEEEFDYRFPDEMVEQLISFKLIELTLKEALEIEK